From a region of the Maridesulfovibrio ferrireducens genome:
- a CDS encoding glycosyltransferase family 4 protein — MAEEKIKVLHVASSLGLGGTEKVMQSFVTNLDKGKFYTAVFSPTNGARAKLLRDSGIETFIGLDILPLLEKFRPDVVHLHRAGWAEPGYLRPFKLARIPVIVETNVFGHHDPSPDGKIIDRHLFVSHFCAERFEKINSIPALPPKYSVLYNPVDTDFFATHCPAERNFPPHTFGRISRADPGKWSTLALGILPNLHKMVEKKELAPFNYNIIGGIPEAENFVKENNFNKYVNFLAPILTDKELSDFFNSISFLAHANDTGESFGLVIAEAMAAGLPVITHPCKELRDNAQLELVDHGETGLIANNAQEYAEAVKFLLTHPDKAREMGENGRNKASKLFRAQDVATKLGNIYIELLESKGFQK; from the coding sequence ATGGCAGAAGAAAAAATTAAAGTACTGCACGTAGCCTCTTCGCTCGGACTTGGAGGCACAGAAAAGGTGATGCAATCATTTGTCACCAACCTTGATAAAGGGAAATTTTATACGGCAGTTTTTTCCCCGACCAACGGAGCGCGCGCAAAACTGTTGCGAGATTCCGGTATAGAAACATTCATAGGACTCGATATTCTGCCCCTTCTTGAAAAATTTCGACCGGATGTGGTTCATCTGCACCGCGCCGGATGGGCCGAACCGGGATATTTACGCCCTTTTAAGCTTGCCCGCATACCCGTTATTGTTGAAACCAACGTATTCGGTCATCACGATCCCAGCCCGGACGGAAAGATAATTGACCGACACCTGTTCGTATCTCACTTTTGCGCGGAACGGTTTGAAAAAATAAATTCCATTCCAGCGTTACCTCCCAAATACTCCGTACTTTATAATCCGGTTGATACAGATTTCTTCGCCACTCACTGCCCCGCTGAACGTAACTTCCCGCCGCACACATTCGGGCGTATTTCTCGTGCTGATCCCGGCAAATGGTCCACTCTTGCACTTGGAATATTACCCAATTTACATAAAATGGTGGAAAAGAAAGAACTCGCTCCTTTCAATTACAATATTATCGGCGGAATTCCCGAAGCTGAAAATTTCGTAAAAGAAAACAACTTCAACAAGTATGTTAATTTCTTAGCACCGATTTTAACGGACAAAGAACTTTCGGACTTCTTTAACTCTATCTCATTTCTAGCCCATGCAAATGATACCGGAGAATCTTTCGGTCTAGTTATCGCGGAAGCAATGGCGGCGGGCCTCCCTGTAATCACTCATCCATGCAAAGAATTACGTGACAATGCCCAGTTGGAGCTTGTCGATCACGGTGAAACGGGGTTGATAGCCAATAACGCTCAAGAATACGCAGAAGCAGTCAAATTTCTTCTCACCCATCCAGATAAAGCTCGAGAAATGGGAGAAAACGGAAGAAACAAAGCATCTAAACTGTTCAGAGCGCAGGACGTTGCAACAAAACTCGGAAATATTTATATTGAATTGCTAGAATCTAAAGGCTTTCAAAAATAA
- a CDS encoding glycosyltransferase encodes MKHPFDLYSEQILSFKLEGQKQDNAVVKSCKTEAIVQKHLQFAAKSGSSSIILFGTGDGDLAEDLAKYKPEWMQLIICELYPENIQKLRESNFAPDANNSNTHLLVDSSIWAIFMLLIQYGFTAGKSHLILNPCIQDESKKKHQSLQKLFSGCNHIQTPEHFDTDVKISAAAIVSPDEPDLNSFISSFPAWLYELVLIWDCTNYSDIPGISCDSDIKIVNICNPLNNDFASQRNVMLSHCRGDWIIYLDADERFLNEDWELLKKVASYKQCEGWYFPRLTFYPDKDYCRMGYGLWPDLQLRFFRKSSKIKFINKVHEQIVGLEGQTGIIAGSPIRHLTHLIKNRDEIESKLANFNNATAGKFNHKLGSEFPKLASDLLKPQKNVPLLPIILPSIII; translated from the coding sequence ATGAAACATCCGTTTGATCTATATTCAGAACAAATCCTTTCCTTTAAACTTGAAGGACAAAAGCAGGACAATGCTGTTGTAAAAAGTTGCAAAACAGAAGCAATTGTCCAGAAACACCTCCAATTTGCTGCAAAGTCCGGTTCATCATCAATTATTCTTTTCGGAACTGGAGATGGTGACCTTGCTGAGGATCTCGCAAAATATAAACCTGAATGGATGCAATTAATCATTTGCGAACTTTACCCTGAAAACATCCAAAAACTCAGAGAGAGCAATTTTGCTCCGGATGCAAACAACTCCAACACCCACCTGCTTGTTGATTCATCAATATGGGCAATTTTTATGCTTCTGATTCAGTACGGATTCACAGCAGGAAAAAGTCACCTGATTCTTAATCCCTGCATTCAGGACGAAAGCAAAAAAAAGCACCAATCTTTACAAAAACTTTTTTCAGGATGTAATCACATTCAGACTCCTGAACATTTCGATACAGACGTAAAAATTTCTGCGGCAGCAATAGTCAGCCCCGACGAGCCAGACCTTAATTCATTTATTTCTTCATTTCCCGCATGGCTTTACGAGCTTGTTCTTATCTGGGACTGTACAAATTATTCAGATATTCCCGGAATCTCTTGCGACTCGGACATAAAAATCGTAAATATCTGCAACCCGCTGAATAATGATTTTGCTTCGCAGCGAAATGTAATGCTAAGCCACTGCCGCGGTGACTGGATTATTTATCTGGATGCAGACGAACGTTTTTTAAATGAAGACTGGGAATTACTAAAAAAAGTTGCCTCATATAAGCAGTGTGAGGGATGGTATTTTCCGCGCTTAACCTTTTACCCCGACAAAGATTACTGTCGGATGGGATACGGACTTTGGCCGGATTTGCAACTTCGATTCTTTCGCAAATCTTCTAAAATTAAATTTATCAACAAAGTTCATGAACAGATTGTCGGACTGGAAGGACAAACAGGAATAATTGCGGGGTCGCCTATCAGGCACCTTACCCATCTGATTAAAAATCGAGATGAAATTGAGTCGAAACTAGCTAATTTCAATAACGCGACAGCCGGGAAATTCAACCACAAACTAGGTTCTGAATTTCCAAAGCTAGCTTCAGACTTACTTAAACCGCAAAAAAATGTTCCACTACTGCCTATAATTCTTCCCTCAATAATTATATAG
- a CDS encoding zinc-ribbon domain-containing protein, whose product MKVICPECNFTSEIPDDKIPANAQLATCPRCQIKFKFRSLDENPDIDSEEIQQPEAHEENNFPPQQAPAESAHMYQQKDDDSDQEIEHKQEYIQEETKTETDSDIWKSLNSMSPDESSTSEEVKDKYEEPADNEVPFEFMEKYGFFPALFLTIKKVFLSPNTFFKDMPLTGFIKPLIFFILLAEFQEICNFIWATAGVDTTIGSDVGQIMNDSMIASSLAEGSLSGLMSLFIYPLLLAGMSFPLIGITHVMLMIFGAGDRGYQATFRATAYSYAPIVLCIIPVIGDMVGAVACMAISIIAYKNIHNTSYLRVVLSMIMPVMLMLVILGFFSHFSQPTI is encoded by the coding sequence ATGAAAGTTATTTGCCCCGAGTGTAATTTCACCAGTGAAATTCCGGATGATAAAATACCAGCAAACGCACAGCTTGCAACCTGCCCCAGATGCCAAATAAAATTCAAATTCAGATCTTTGGATGAGAATCCGGATATCGATTCTGAAGAGATACAGCAACCGGAAGCACACGAGGAAAATAATTTTCCTCCACAGCAGGCTCCAGCCGAGTCCGCACACATGTATCAACAGAAAGATGATGATTCGGATCAGGAAATTGAGCATAAACAGGAATACATTCAGGAAGAAACTAAAACAGAAACGGATTCCGACATATGGAAAAGCCTTAATTCCATGTCTCCCGATGAAAGCTCCACCAGTGAAGAAGTTAAAGATAAATACGAGGAGCCTGCGGACAACGAAGTCCCTTTTGAATTCATGGAAAAATACGGATTTTTCCCGGCTCTATTTCTTACAATAAAAAAAGTTTTTCTTTCTCCTAATACTTTTTTTAAAGACATGCCTCTTACTGGATTCATCAAGCCTCTTATTTTCTTCATCCTTTTAGCAGAATTTCAAGAAATTTGTAATTTCATATGGGCCACAGCCGGAGTTGATACAACCATTGGTTCCGACGTCGGTCAGATTATGAATGATTCAATGATCGCAAGCTCCCTCGCCGAAGGCAGTCTTTCAGGCTTGATGTCATTATTTATATATCCACTGTTATTAGCCGGTATGAGTTTTCCTCTTATCGGGATAACTCACGTAATGCTTATGATCTTTGGAGCTGGCGATCGTGGATATCAAGCAACTTTCAGAGCAACAGCATACTCATATGCCCCCATAGTCCTTTGCATAATACCCGTTATCGGTGATATGGTCGGAGCTGTTGCATGTATGGCTATTTCTATTATTGCATATAAAAACATACACAACACATCATATTTACGGGTTGTTCTTTCAATGATCATGCCTGTAATGTTAATGTTAGTCATACTTGGTTTTTTCTCACACTTTAGCCAACCGACAATATAA
- a CDS encoding OmpA family protein yields the protein MKKYLIILVLLLSACTKFEPQLTAQSVYYEDAKVQLSQLMVYSRPEKPHYGPLSALFYPYHVTQTMNDGKDWGKLIGKNVWQNWTSLQIFPSMVFDERLVYRGLDDAMFTARARGFDLLVVGFVPYLYLGHTMDDSAVTLQVKIYETKRGHMVCSFEQSGRVPKRMDDDFILVKREHRMPDSAFFEIVQTIATDMAVPLTSWARYENTNKGIIAGLSAAMAEADKPQIQSYNPEQNAPSSTNKQVAPQEPKNEIAPAQTRAPVSPPKAKSINLAVQFDVDSATIKPESYPLLNELGKALISDKLKDKSVIIAGHTDSDASAEYNLDLSKKRADAVKKYLADNFPISATRIATTGFGESRPLVPNSTKYNKLLNRRVQVSITP from the coding sequence ATGAAAAAGTATCTGATAATATTAGTTTTGCTGTTATCTGCATGCACAAAATTTGAACCTCAGCTGACAGCTCAATCCGTCTATTACGAAGATGCGAAAGTGCAGTTATCTCAGCTTATGGTTTATTCCAGACCGGAAAAACCGCATTACGGGCCACTTTCAGCTCTATTCTATCCGTATCATGTGACTCAGACTATGAACGACGGAAAAGACTGGGGCAAACTCATCGGTAAAAATGTCTGGCAAAACTGGACCAGCCTCCAAATATTTCCTTCAATGGTTTTTGATGAAAGACTTGTATATCGCGGACTGGATGATGCCATGTTTACAGCGCGTGCAAGAGGATTCGATTTACTCGTAGTCGGCTTTGTTCCGTATCTCTACCTAGGGCATACAATGGACGACTCAGCGGTAACTCTTCAAGTTAAAATTTATGAGACAAAGCGCGGACATATGGTTTGCTCTTTCGAACAATCCGGGCGCGTACCAAAACGCATGGATGATGATTTTATCCTTGTTAAACGTGAACACCGCATGCCTGATTCAGCCTTTTTCGAAATAGTTCAAACTATTGCCACTGACATGGCTGTTCCCCTGACTTCATGGGCACGTTATGAAAACACCAACAAAGGTATTATAGCCGGACTTTCTGCAGCTATGGCTGAAGCGGATAAACCTCAAATACAGTCATACAATCCTGAGCAGAACGCACCTTCTTCAACAAACAAACAAGTCGCTCCGCAAGAACCCAAAAACGAGATAGCTCCTGCACAGACCCGTGCGCCAGTTTCTCCGCCAAAAGCCAAATCGATTAATCTGGCTGTTCAGTTTGATGTAGATTCTGCGACAATTAAACCGGAATCCTATCCTCTTTTAAACGAACTAGGAAAAGCTCTGATCAGTGATAAGCTAAAAGATAAAAGCGTCATTATTGCCGGACACACAGATTCCGACGCGTCCGCAGAATATAATTTGGACTTGAGCAAAAAAAGAGCCGACGCCGTTAAGAAATATCTTGCTGACAACTTCCCTATCTCCGCAACCCGCATCGCAACCACGGGATTTGGAGAATCGAGACCTCTGGTCCCCAACAGCACTAAATATAACAAACTTTTGAACCGCAGAGTACAAGTCTCAATTACACCTTAG
- the ahbC gene encoding 12,18-didecarboxysiroheme deacetylase has protein sequence MIGISKLYCGAVEPSDVLRYGRDSAKLPSHLLQFSEDKKPVVVWNMTRRCNLKCVHCYAQAVDPEGKDEISTSQAKTIIDDLAQFGAPVMLFSGGEPLVRKDLVELAHYTVGKGMRAVISTNGTLITKDKAKELKEVGLSYVGISLDGGEETHDKFRGVKGSFKKALQGVENCKAEGLKVGLRFTLNKHNWKEVPTIFKLLKELEVPRACFYHLVYSGRGSEMIKEDLSHAETRQVVDLIMDETRAMADAGTPKEILTVDNHADGPYVYLRMLKEDPERAKEVLKLLQYNEGNSSGRGIGCISWDGQVHADQFWRNHTFGNVLERPFSEIWTDPKIELLHKLKDKKPYVGGRCAECRYLNICAGNFRARAEAVYDDIWAQDPACYLTDEEIKKD, from the coding sequence ATGATTGGTATTTCAAAACTTTACTGTGGCGCTGTTGAACCTTCTGATGTCCTGCGCTACGGACGTGATTCAGCAAAACTCCCTTCTCATCTTCTCCAGTTTTCCGAAGATAAAAAACCTGTTGTCGTCTGGAACATGACCAGAAGATGCAACCTTAAATGTGTTCATTGTTACGCTCAGGCAGTTGATCCTGAGGGTAAAGATGAGATTTCAACCTCTCAGGCAAAAACCATAATTGACGACCTTGCACAATTCGGTGCTCCAGTTATGCTTTTCTCCGGCGGCGAACCACTTGTCCGCAAAGACTTGGTTGAACTTGCTCATTACACAGTAGGCAAGGGCATGAGAGCTGTTATTTCTACTAACGGAACTCTCATCACCAAAGATAAGGCTAAAGAACTAAAAGAAGTCGGCCTTTCTTACGTAGGTATCTCCCTCGACGGCGGAGAAGAAACTCACGATAAGTTCCGCGGTGTAAAAGGATCTTTCAAAAAAGCTCTTCAAGGTGTTGAAAACTGTAAAGCTGAAGGACTTAAAGTAGGTCTGCGCTTCACACTCAACAAACATAACTGGAAAGAAGTTCCGACTATTTTTAAACTTCTTAAAGAACTCGAAGTTCCAAGAGCATGTTTCTACCATCTGGTATATTCAGGCCGTGGTTCTGAAATGATCAAAGAAGACCTGTCTCACGCAGAAACACGTCAGGTTGTCGATCTGATTATGGACGAAACAAGAGCCATGGCTGATGCAGGAACTCCTAAAGAGATCCTGACTGTAGACAACCACGCTGACGGACCATACGTTTACCTGCGTATGCTTAAAGAAGATCCTGAAAGAGCTAAAGAAGTTCTTAAACTTCTCCAGTACAATGAAGGAAACAGCTCCGGTCGCGGTATCGGCTGTATATCTTGGGACGGACAGGTTCACGCAGACCAGTTCTGGCGTAACCATACTTTCGGAAACGTGCTTGAACGCCCATTCTCCGAAATTTGGACCGATCCAAAAATTGAACTGCTCCACAAACTTAAAGATAAAAAGCCTTACGTAGGCGGTAGATGTGCAGAATGTCGTTACCTCAACATCTGTGCCGGTAACTTCCGCGCCAGAGCTGAAGCTGTTTACGATGACATTTGGGCTCAAGACCCGGCATGTTACCTCACCGACGAAGAAATCAAAAAAGACTAG
- the hemB gene encoding porphobilinogen synthase yields MVFDFHRGRRLRRTAVIRDIVRETSLSPADLMMPYFVVETDDQNFKKPISSMPGQFQLSLKQLELQVREAVENGLKSLILFGIPAEKDPVGSQAYAEEGIVQQAVKMIKGIWPDLVVCTDVCLCEFTSHGHCGLIKDGRILNDPTLDLLARTALSHAKAGADIVAPSDMMDGRVAAIRELLDESGFEELPIMSYAVKYASAYYGPFREAAESSPQFGDRKTYQMDPANAREGLREASADVIEGADILMVKPAGPYQDVIRMVRDSFDLPVAAYQVSGEYSMIKAAGINGWIDEKAVVLESLIGLKRAGADLILTYFTEDVLKYMGNK; encoded by the coding sequence ATGGTATTCGACTTTCACAGAGGGCGCAGACTCAGACGAACCGCTGTAATTCGCGATATAGTCAGAGAAACGTCCCTTTCCCCCGCTGATTTAATGATGCCTTATTTTGTCGTTGAAACAGACGATCAAAACTTTAAAAAACCTATTTCTTCCATGCCCGGCCAGTTTCAACTGAGCCTTAAACAGCTTGAACTGCAAGTCCGTGAAGCGGTTGAAAACGGACTTAAAAGCCTGATACTTTTCGGAATTCCTGCAGAAAAAGACCCCGTAGGTTCACAGGCCTATGCTGAAGAAGGCATTGTTCAGCAGGCTGTTAAAATGATTAAAGGGATCTGGCCGGACCTCGTTGTCTGTACTGATGTCTGTCTTTGCGAATTCACATCACACGGGCACTGCGGATTAATCAAGGACGGTAGAATTCTTAATGATCCAACCCTTGATCTTCTTGCAAGAACAGCTCTCTCGCATGCAAAAGCAGGAGCGGACATCGTCGCCCCTTCCGACATGATGGACGGGCGCGTTGCCGCCATTCGCGAGTTGCTTGATGAGTCTGGATTTGAAGAACTTCCTATAATGTCTTACGCGGTTAAATACGCGTCTGCATACTACGGTCCTTTCAGAGAAGCGGCAGAAAGCTCTCCTCAATTCGGCGACCGCAAAACCTATCAGATGGACCCTGCAAACGCACGCGAAGGACTTCGCGAAGCATCCGCAGACGTTATCGAAGGTGCAGATATTCTCATGGTCAAACCGGCAGGACCGTATCAGGATGTCATCCGCATGGTCCGCGACTCTTTTGATCTACCTGTTGCGGCTTATCAAGTCAGCGGCGAATATTCGATGATCAAAGCAGCCGGAATAAACGGCTGGATTGACGAAAAAGCTGTAGTATTGGAATCCCTTATCGGGCTTAAACGTGCCGGAGCAGATTTAATCCTGACCTACTTCACAGAAGACGTACTCAAATACATGGGTAATAAATAA
- the ahbD gene encoding heme b synthase produces MSDNNNSHPAGHPAGHPKGHPGGHPGVNPIPQPNADGSPPLRLIAWEVTRSCNLACKHCRAEAHPEPYPGELSTDEAKALIDTFPETGNPIIIFTGGEPLLRKDVFELVAYAKTKDLRCVMAPNGTLLTAENSVTLKEIGIERCSISIDAASAELHDDFRGVKGSYDSSMRGIQFLKDAGIEFQINTTVTRNNLHMFKEIFHLARDLGASAWHIFLLVPTGRASELGEQVISADEYEEVLNWFYDFQKTTDMQLKATCAPHYHRILRQRAKEDGIPVNFENFGLDAVSRGCLGGVGFCFISHTGQVQPCGYLDLDCGNVRDIPFPQIWSKSQQFLNLRNPATYDGKCGYCEFEKVCGGCRARAATMEGNYLGPEPLCSYTPKKKPKKDS; encoded by the coding sequence ATGAGTGATAATAATAATTCACATCCAGCCGGACATCCTGCTGGCCATCCTAAAGGACATCCCGGCGGTCATCCGGGCGTTAATCCAATTCCTCAGCCAAACGCTGACGGATCACCGCCTCTGCGACTGATTGCATGGGAAGTAACCCGTTCATGCAACCTTGCGTGTAAGCATTGCCGCGCGGAAGCCCATCCGGAACCTTATCCCGGTGAACTTTCCACCGATGAAGCAAAAGCTCTCATCGATACTTTCCCTGAAACTGGAAACCCCATCATTATTTTCACAGGCGGAGAACCTCTGCTCAGAAAAGATGTTTTCGAACTGGTAGCCTACGCCAAGACAAAAGATTTGCGCTGCGTAATGGCACCTAACGGAACACTTCTTACCGCTGAAAACTCCGTGACCCTCAAAGAAATCGGAATTGAACGCTGTTCAATCTCAATCGATGCAGCTTCAGCTGAGCTTCACGATGATTTTAGAGGTGTAAAAGGTTCGTATGATTCATCAATGCGCGGCATTCAGTTCCTTAAAGATGCAGGAATCGAGTTCCAGATCAACACCACGGTAACTCGTAACAATCTGCACATGTTCAAGGAAATCTTCCACCTTGCCAGAGACCTCGGCGCCTCGGCATGGCATATTTTCCTACTGGTTCCTACAGGCAGAGCTTCTGAACTTGGCGAGCAGGTTATCAGTGCAGATGAGTACGAAGAAGTGCTGAACTGGTTCTATGACTTCCAGAAAACTACTGACATGCAGCTTAAAGCAACATGTGCTCCTCACTATCACCGCATCCTGAGACAACGTGCTAAAGAAGACGGAATCCCAGTTAATTTCGAGAATTTCGGCCTCGACGCAGTAAGCCGCGGCTGTCTCGGCGGAGTCGGTTTCTGTTTTATTTCTCACACCGGACAAGTTCAGCCTTGCGGTTACCTTGATCTTGATTGCGGAAACGTCCGCGACATTCCTTTCCCGCAGATCTGGAGCAAATCTCAGCAGTTTTTAAATCTCAGAAATCCGGCAACCTATGACGGTAAATGCGGATACTGCGAATTTGAAAAAGTCTGCGGAGGCTGCCGCGCCCGCGCTGCCACAATGGAAGGCAACTATCTCGGACCTGAACCGCTGTGTTCATACACTCCAAAGAAAAAACCGAAAAAGGACTCCTAA
- a CDS encoding AsnC family transcriptional regulator codes for MDALDKQILAIIQSGFPIASRPYAVIGEQVGISEDEALSRVAKLREDGVIRRIGANFGSRELGWESTLCAAKVPEEKIEEFVAEVNKHKGVTHNYLRENKFNIWFTYIGPDWDNVVNTLQSITDKTGIDILNLPASFLFKIKVDFNMDDDSKEKD; via the coding sequence ATGGACGCTTTAGATAAGCAAATACTTGCCATCATCCAATCAGGATTTCCTATCGCCTCCCGCCCCTATGCTGTCATAGGCGAACAGGTCGGGATTAGCGAAGATGAAGCCTTAAGCAGAGTGGCTAAGCTTAGAGAAGACGGTGTCATCCGCAGGATTGGAGCAAACTTCGGGTCAAGAGAGCTTGGCTGGGAATCAACCCTTTGCGCGGCTAAAGTACCCGAAGAAAAAATCGAAGAATTCGTTGCCGAAGTTAATAAACACAAAGGTGTTACTCATAATTATCTTCGTGAAAATAAATTCAACATATGGTTCACTTACATCGGCCCGGACTGGGATAATGTTGTAAACACACTCCAGTCCATCACTGATAAAACAGGAATTGATATCCTAAATCTGCCCGCAAGCTTTCTGTTTAAAATCAAAGTAGATTTTAACATGGACGACGACAGCAAGGAGAAGGACTAA
- the rpe gene encoding ribulose-phosphate 3-epimerase, giving the protein MAEKETIISPSLLSCDFSRLANELKALEEAGLKWAHLDVMDGNFVPNITFGPPVIKSMRKECNLFFDCHLMIEQPERYITEFANAGADLICVHAESTNHLERTVAAIVEAGAKPAIALNPATPLESIKYLIPQLYMVLIMSVNPGFGGQKYIPFCTDKVRDLKAMITEQGADTLIQLDGGVTIDNCRELVEAGADVLVSGSAFFNFPPYAERHKLFLERCAGK; this is encoded by the coding sequence ATGGCTGAAAAAGAAACCATAATTTCACCTTCGCTGCTTTCATGCGATTTCAGCAGATTGGCAAACGAACTTAAGGCTCTTGAAGAAGCAGGACTGAAATGGGCTCATCTTGATGTTATGGACGGTAATTTCGTGCCTAACATCACCTTCGGTCCGCCCGTCATCAAGTCCATGCGTAAAGAATGCAATCTGTTTTTCGACTGTCATCTTATGATTGAACAGCCTGAAAGATATATTACTGAGTTTGCAAATGCCGGTGCAGATCTTATCTGCGTTCACGCTGAATCTACAAATCACCTTGAAAGAACTGTTGCCGCCATCGTTGAAGCAGGTGCGAAACCAGCCATTGCCCTCAATCCGGCAACTCCTCTGGAATCAATCAAGTATCTGATTCCGCAGTTGTACATGGTTCTCATAATGAGTGTTAACCCCGGCTTCGGTGGGCAGAAATATATTCCTTTCTGCACAGACAAAGTCAGGGATTTAAAAGCAATGATTACTGAACAGGGAGCAGATACTCTTATTCAGCTCGACGGTGGAGTCACCATTGATAATTGCAGAGAGTTGGTTGAAGCGGGCGCAGATGTGCTTGTTTCAGGATCAGCTTTCTTTAACTTCCCTCCTTATGCAGAACGTCACAAATTATTCTTGGAACGTTGCGCCGGAAAATAA
- a CDS encoding sterol desaturase family protein has protein sequence MEWGEVIRVTLFLGTGLGLALWEKAVPRRKGLPDRGWRWSSNLGMVVISAILVRFIFPVLPVALAFIVIKNGWGLIPLLGLPFWWEVVLGFVLLDLAIYFQHRAFHFWRPLWLLHRMHHADTFYDFTTGVRFHPLEFILSMIFKLILVVVFGIQPLAVLCFEVVLNCLAMFNHGNIRLPQRVDEFVRLFVVTPDMHRVHHSTDMREMNQNFGFNLPWWDRIFATYKAQPDLGHEKMVIGLNIFRDKKYRSLHLMLAMPFLKTGVGKLKVEKPK, from the coding sequence ATGGAATGGGGTGAAGTAATCAGGGTAACCCTTTTTCTCGGGACGGGGCTGGGTCTTGCCTTATGGGAGAAAGCCGTTCCTCGCCGTAAAGGTTTGCCTGATCGGGGCTGGAGGTGGAGTAGTAATCTGGGGATGGTGGTAATTTCAGCTATCCTTGTCCGGTTTATATTTCCTGTCCTGCCTGTTGCCTTGGCTTTTATTGTCATTAAAAATGGCTGGGGCTTGATTCCTTTATTGGGATTGCCTTTCTGGTGGGAGGTTGTGCTTGGTTTTGTCCTTCTGGACTTGGCAATCTACTTTCAGCATCGGGCCTTCCATTTTTGGCGCCCTCTGTGGTTGTTGCATCGTATGCATCATGCCGATACTTTTTATGATTTTACAACGGGAGTCCGCTTCCATCCTTTAGAATTCATTTTGTCCATGATCTTTAAACTGATTTTGGTCGTTGTGTTCGGTATCCAGCCGTTAGCTGTGCTTTGTTTTGAAGTGGTTTTGAACTGTCTGGCTATGTTTAATCATGGCAATATCCGGCTTCCACAGAGGGTGGACGAGTTTGTCCGTTTATTTGTTGTTACGCCGGATATGCACCGGGTGCATCATTCTACAGATATGCGCGAGATGAATCAAAATTTCGGTTTTAATCTTCCATGGTGGGATCGGATTTTTGCAACTTACAAAGCTCAGCCGGATTTGGGGCATGAAAAGATGGTTATCGGGCTTAATATTTTTAGAGATAAAAAATATCGTTCCCTACACCTGATGCTGGCGATGCCGTTTCTTAAAACAGGAGTAGGGAAGCTAAAAGTAGAAAAGCCAAAGTAG
- a CDS encoding tetratricopeptide repeat protein, which produces MKKIISVVQVMVLLTMASCAQLTGPYYLEQEKYDQGIAVLGEQLKENPEDASSAYYVGRYYLALEKQKQAQPYLQRAVKLDPENADYHFWLGVDYWALKDFKKERVAYGRALTLDPKHISANLYLGHSYLDKGKWAEALVQYDKVIKLDKYNPEALYNRADALKHLGQSSEEITAWKKFLKYYPDGILAMRATENLNLHGDFTYRNFILGKRNVTLKTMKFKTGSARLDVASKKSLHVLAAMLESNKKLSFHIVAYKKGDAALANKRAKSVRDYIMGGHPRLDSKRMELSWFGSDERIKRGGKTFSIDDSVQFITAVQ; this is translated from the coding sequence GTGAAAAAAATTATTTCTGTAGTGCAAGTCATGGTGCTGCTTACGATGGCATCATGTGCTCAGCTTACAGGTCCTTACTACCTTGAACAGGAAAAATACGATCAAGGAATTGCTGTTCTCGGCGAACAACTGAAAGAGAATCCTGAGGATGCTTCTTCAGCATATTATGTCGGGCGGTATTATCTTGCTTTGGAAAAACAGAAACAAGCTCAGCCTTATCTGCAACGCGCAGTCAAACTTGATCCGGAAAATGCCGACTATCATTTCTGGCTTGGGGTAGATTACTGGGCGTTAAAAGATTTTAAAAAAGAACGCGTTGCTTACGGGCGTGCGCTCACTTTAGACCCGAAGCATATTTCAGCAAATCTTTATCTCGGGCACAGTTACCTTGATAAGGGGAAATGGGCTGAAGCTCTGGTTCAGTATGATAAAGTTATTAAGTTGGATAAATATAATCCCGAAGCTTTATATAACCGGGCAGATGCTTTGAAACACTTAGGACAATCCTCTGAAGAAATTACGGCTTGGAAAAAGTTTCTAAAATATTATCCTGATGGAATTTTGGCTATGCGTGCTACCGAAAATCTTAATTTACACGGAGATTTTACCTACCGTAATTTTATTTTAGGTAAGCGTAATGTTACATTAAAAACAATGAAATTTAAGACTGGATCAGCTCGTCTTGATGTTGCCAGTAAAAAATCGCTGCATGTGTTGGCTGCGATGCTTGAATCAAATAAAAAACTTAGTTTTCATATAGTGGCTTATAAGAAAGGAGACGCTGCTTTGGCTAACAAGCGCGCCAAAAGTGTCCGTGATTATATTATGGGAGGCCACCCGCGGTTAGACTCTAAAAGAATGGAGCTGAGTTGGTTCGGTTCTGATGAGCGCATTAAACGGGGAGGCAAAACCTTCTCCATTGATGACTCCGTTCAATTTATTACCGCTGTTCAATAG